From a single Thermothielavioides terrestris NRRL 8126 chromosome 3, complete sequence genomic region:
- a CDS encoding glycoside hydrolase family 43 protein (CAZy_ID 269739), protein MRHFHVLGFSLLGTLLFPGATYASLQIVPGATWTASNGEHLNAHGAGVIRVNGTFYLIGEDKSDGSAFKNVNCYSSRDLVQWTYEGALLSRTGSGDLGPNRIIERPKVIYNDKTGKYVMWMHVDSSDYGEAKVGVAVGDTVCGAYKYQRSFQPLGFESRDMNLFKDDDGTAYLLTEDRKNGLRIDKLTADYLDVAEATYLWKDHIEAPAMIKLNGRYYMFGSHLTGWDPNDNVYSTSTSLTSGWSAWATFADKGSNTYDSQTNYILNFGSADSPANIMYMGDRWVSKNLQSSTYVWLPLTISGTTVTLKNRASWVPNVNPSSTSSTWSAAPAQTSYDPTASGVGTYANSARTVSCSACAGGSAAGYLGGSADGQVRVAGVRSDADVVSTVQLRYANGDSTPRYAGVAVNGGQKIKVAFEPTAGKVATSVVHVPLRSGSGNEIVIGGVDGGWAPDVDWLVVPVS, encoded by the exons ATGCGCCACTTCCATGTCCTCGGGTTCTCCCTGCTGGGGACGCTGCTCTTCCCAGGCGCCACCTACGCAAGCTTGCAGATTGTCCCGGGCGCAACTTGGACGGCC TCCAACGGTGAGCACCTCAAcgcccacggcgccggcgtcatcCGCGTCAACGGCACCTTCTACCTGATCGGCGAGGACAAGTCGGACGGCTCGGCCTTCAAGAACGTCAACTGCTACTCGTCCCGGGACCTGGTGCAATGGACCTACGAGGGCGCCCTGCTGTCGCGCACCGGCTCCGGCGACCTGGGCCCGAACCGCATCATCGAGCGGCCCAAAGTCATCTACAACGACAAGACGGGCAAGTACGTCATGTGGATGCACGTCGACAGCAGCGACTACGGCGAGGCAAaggtcggcgtcgcggtTGGGGATACCGTGTGCGGAGCCTACA AATATCAGAGAAGTTTCCAGCCGCTAGGGTTCGAGAGCCGAGACATGAACTTGTTCAAGGACGACGATGGGACAGCATACCTGCTCACGGAAGAC CGCAAGAACGGTCTGCGCATCGATAAGCTGACAGCCGACTACCTCGATGTCGCCGAGGCCACCTATCTGTGGAAAGATCACATCGAGGCCCCGGCCATGATCAAGCTCAACGGGCGGTACTACATGTTCGGCAGCCACCTGACAGGCTGGGACCCGAACGACAAC GTCTACAGCACCTCTACCTCGCTTACATCGGGCTGGTCGGCCTGGGCGACCTTCGCCGACAAGGGCTCCAACACGTACGACTCGCAGACCAATTACATCCTCAACTTCGGCTCCGCCGACTCCCCCGCCAACATCATGTACATGGGCGACCGCTGGGTATCCAAGAACCTGCAGTCGTCCACCTACGTCTGGCTACCCCTAACCATCTCGGGCACGACCGTGACGCTCAAAAACCGCGCCTCCTGGGTCCCCAACGTCAACCcctccagcaccagcagcacctgGTCCGCGGCCCCGGCGCAGACCAGCTACGACCCGACGGCCAGCGGCGTGGGCACGTACGCCAACTCGGCGCGCACCGTCTCGTgctccgcctgcgccggcggctcggcggccggctacctgggcggcagcgccgacgggcaggtgcgcgtggccggcgtgcgcagcgacgccgacgtcgtcTCGACGGTGCAGCTGCGCTACGCCAACGGCGACTCCACCCCGCGCTAcgccggcgtggccgtcAATGGGGGGCAGAAGATCAAGGTCGCGTTCGAGCCGACCGCCGGCAAGGTCGCGACCAGCGTGGTGCATGTGCCGCTGcgcagcgggagcgggaaTGAGATCGTCATTGGCGGGGTCGATGGCGGGTGGGCGCCGGATGTGGATTGGTTGGTTGTCCCTGTTTCTTGA